GGAGAGTCTGTAGCGGTGGAGACAATCGGGAACTGGTACTGGATAGTTGATGAAATCGAAGCTGCCGGATTGAAGCCATTGTTGGTGCATGCGCGAAAGGCGAAATTGATGATGGGCTGCATTAACAAGACAGATCAGCTGGATGTACGCGGTTTGAACCGGTTGCAGCAGACGGGTGCATTGCCGACGGTGTGGATACCATCAGGCGAGCTTCGAGACTGGCGCGATTTGCCCCGGACTCGTATGTATTTTGGAGCGATTCGCACGAGATTGAAGAATCGTCTACATGCCAGTCTGGCCAAATACGCTCAAACAGTGCAGGGCGTGAGCGATATATTTGGTCCACGGTCACGGGAAGCATTGCTTGTCCACCTGGACTACTTGCCTGAACAGACGAGGTTCACAACTCTGGAGCAGTTGGCGTACATTGACCGGTTAACCGAGAGTATCAAAGGTATCGATGCACGGATGGATGACATCTTCACGGAGACGCAGGATGTCAGTTTGGTGCGGACTGCGCCAGGGATCGGTTTCGTACTGGGGATCGTGATTGCTCTGGAAGTTGGTGATGTTACACGGTTCGCTTCCCCTGGGCGACTTGCATCATATTCCGGAACAGTCCCGCGAGTTCGCG
Above is a window of Candidatus Zixiibacteriota bacterium DNA encoding:
- a CDS encoding IS110 family transposase: MNIAFDSHKRYTLCSVADDRGLVLEEERIEHVRGAIVSYLSRFPSGESVAVETIGNWYWIVDEIEAAGLKPLLVHARKAKLMMGCINKTDQLDVRGLNRLQQTGALPTVWIPSGELRDWRDLPRTRMYFGAIRTRLKNRLHASLAKYAQTVQGVSDIFGPRSREALLVHLDYLPEQTRFTTLEQLAYIDRLTESIKGIDARMDDIFTETQDVSLVRTAPGIGFVLGIVIALEVGDVTRFASPGRLASYSGTVPRVRASGGRISYGRLRPDVNRYLKWAYSEAANSICINRHLWPDRHVAQLYTRLREKKGHGTAIGAVARHLAEATYWMLKKKEPYRDPNVKHAASTRV